One Candidatus Methylomirabilota bacterium genomic region harbors:
- the cysK gene encoding cysteine synthase A: MPRLVRNALELIGDTPLVQLQRIARCGSARILGKLESCNPGGSVKDRIALAMIEEAERRGRLKPGDTIVEPTSGNTGIGLAMVAAVKGYRLILTMPEDMSVERRRLVSRFGAEVILTPAIEGMSGAVYAAESLVAQNPGYFMPQQFVNPANPAIHRLTTAQEILKATDGQIDAFVSGVGTGGTITGVGEVLKREIPDVRVVAVEPARSPVLQGGRARPHGIQGIGASFVPGVLNMQVVDEIISVEDEDAYRMASRLAREEGLLVGISAGANVFASTVVAERLGTGRVVVTILPDTGERYLSVSL, from the coding sequence ATGCCACGTTTGGTTCGAAATGCCCTGGAACTGATAGGCGACACGCCGCTGGTGCAATTACAACGAATCGCGCGTTGCGGATCCGCTCGGATTCTTGGAAAGCTGGAGTCATGTAATCCAGGTGGAAGCGTAAAAGATCGGATCGCCTTGGCAATGATCGAGGAGGCAGAGCGGAGGGGGCGTCTGAAGCCGGGTGACACGATCGTCGAGCCGACCTCCGGTAATACAGGGATCGGGCTTGCGATGGTGGCTGCCGTCAAAGGGTACCGCCTGATCCTGACGATGCCGGAGGATATGAGCGTGGAACGGCGGAGGCTGGTCAGTCGGTTCGGAGCCGAGGTGATCCTGACCCCGGCCATCGAGGGGATGAGCGGCGCAGTCTATGCCGCGGAATCTCTCGTGGCGCAAAATCCAGGTTACTTCATGCCGCAACAGTTTGTGAATCCGGCCAACCCGGCTATCCACCGCCTTACCACGGCGCAAGAGATTCTGAAAGCGACTGATGGACAGATCGATGCCTTTGTGTCAGGCGTCGGGACTGGTGGGACGATTACCGGAGTGGGCGAAGTGCTGAAAAGGGAAATCCCTGACGTTCGGGTGGTCGCGGTGGAACCGGCCAGATCCCCCGTCTTGCAGGGGGGTAGAGCCAGGCCGCATGGCATCCAGGGGATCGGCGCGAGCTTCGTGCCCGGCGTGCTGAATATGCAAGTGGTTGATGAAATTATCTCAGTAGAGGATGAGGATGCCTATCGGATGGCGTCTCGCCTGGCCAGGGAGGAGGGCCTTCTGGTGGGGATCTCAGCCGGAGCCAACGTCTTTGCCTCGACGGTGGTTGCCGAACGGCTTGGAACCGGAAGGGTTGTGGTGACAATCCTCCCCGATACAGGGGAACGGTACCTGTCGGTCTCACTCTGA
- a CDS encoding DUF4242 domain-containing protein, which yields MPKYLIERDIPGAGKLSAQELQAISQKSCGILGKLGPQIQWVHSYVTDEKVYCVYIAPDAEMVREHARQGGFPANRISEIRSVIDPTTAEE from the coding sequence ATGCCAAAGTATCTGATTGAGCGTGACATCCCCGGGGCAGGCAAGCTTTCGGCTCAGGAGCTTCAGGCCATCTCGCAGAAGTCGTGCGGCATACTCGGCAAGCTGGGGCCGCAGATTCAGTGGGTCCACAGCTACGTGACCGATGAGAAGGTTTATTGTGTCTACATCGCGCCCGACGCCGAAATGGTGCGAGAGCACGCCCGCCAAGGCGGCTTCCCGGCGAACCGGATCTCGGAGATCAGATCGGTAATCGATCCCACAACCGCTGAAGAGTGA
- a CDS encoding Rrf2 family transcriptional regulator: protein MKVSTKGDYATRAMQDLALHYEKGPIQIEEIAQRQHLPVRYLEQILLSLKRAGFLESKRGMSGGYYLAKHPREITVGAIIRTMEGPIIPIFCVGSGPREICIEEPHCCLRDIWADVRDAVVKIVDHTTLEDLCRQIHTKQERGGVSYQI from the coding sequence ATGAAGGTATCCACGAAGGGTGATTACGCGACACGAGCGATGCAGGATCTGGCTCTCCATTATGAGAAAGGGCCGATTCAGATTGAAGAGATCGCTCAACGACAACATCTCCCCGTACGTTATCTGGAGCAGATTCTGTTGAGTCTCAAACGAGCCGGCTTTCTCGAGAGCAAGCGGGGTATGAGTGGGGGCTACTATCTGGCCAAACATCCCCGGGAGATCACCGTCGGGGCCATCATCAGAACCATGGAGGGTCCGATTATTCCTATTTTCTGCGTGGGGAGCGGGCCGCGAGAGATCTGCATCGAAGAGCCTCACTGCTGCCTTCGGGATATCTGGGCTGACGTCCGCGATGCCGTAGTGAAGATTGTGGACCACACCACGCTTGAAGACCTCTGCCGTCAAATCCATACGAAACAGGAGCGAGGGGGGGTAAGCTACCAGATCTAA